The Salana multivorans genome window below encodes:
- a CDS encoding TrmH family RNA methyltransferase codes for MTASSLPVVELTDVADPRVAEYTGLTDVALRTRYEPEAGLYMAESSNVIRRALAAGHRPRSFLMAPRWLDSMADVLRAHPDAPVYVAPEPVLEELTGFHLHRGALAAMHRPELPHLADVLAGAHRVAVLEDVVDHTNVGAAFRSAAGLGVDAVLVTPRCADPLYRRSVRVSMGTVFQVPWTRIDPWPGGIDVLRAHGFVTASLALADDAVTLDELAADPPERLALVLGAEGHGLKPATVAASDVIVRIPMGHGVDSLNVAAASAVAFWATRRG; via the coding sequence GTGACCGCGTCGTCGCTCCCGGTCGTCGAGCTGACCGACGTCGCCGACCCCCGGGTCGCGGAGTACACCGGCCTCACCGACGTCGCGCTGCGGACCCGGTACGAGCCGGAGGCCGGGCTCTACATGGCCGAGTCGTCGAACGTCATCCGCCGCGCGCTGGCGGCCGGCCACCGGCCGCGCTCGTTCCTCATGGCGCCGCGGTGGCTCGACTCGATGGCCGACGTGCTGCGCGCGCACCCGGACGCGCCCGTGTACGTCGCGCCCGAGCCCGTGCTCGAGGAGCTCACGGGGTTCCACCTGCACCGGGGTGCGCTGGCCGCCATGCACCGGCCGGAGCTGCCCCACCTCGCCGACGTGCTCGCCGGGGCGCACCGCGTCGCGGTGCTCGAGGACGTGGTCGACCACACGAACGTCGGGGCGGCGTTCCGCTCGGCCGCCGGGCTGGGCGTCGACGCGGTGCTCGTGACGCCGCGGTGCGCCGACCCGCTCTACCGGCGCAGCGTCCGCGTCTCGATGGGGACCGTGTTCCAGGTCCCGTGGACCAGGATCGACCCCTGGCCCGGCGGCATCGACGTGCTGCGCGCGCACGGGTTCGTCACCGCGTCGCTCGCGCTCGCGGACGACGCCGTGACGCTGGACGAGCTGGCGGCCGACCCGCCCGAGCGGCTGGCTCTCGTCCTCGGCGCCGAGGGGCACGGCCTCAAGCCGGCCACGGTGGCGGCGAGCGACGTCATCGTGCGCATCCCGATGGGGCACGGTGTCGACTCGCTCAACGTGGCCGCCGCGAGCGCGGTCGCGTTCTGGGCCACCCGCCGCGGCTAA
- a CDS encoding methionine ABC transporter permease, giving the protein MNWERLGPPFWKAVAETGFMVGWTMLVGGLIGLVLGIGLYLSRRGGMRASTGVFTGLNVLVNIVRPIPFIIFLFVLFPVTKAVVGTTIGTAGATFPMLLMAGFAFSRLVEQNLLSIDPGVIEAARAMGAGTMRIITTVLIPEALAPLILGYAFLFVGVIDMSAMAGMVGGGGLGDFAIKYGYQQFNWPVTFFVVVVIIGIVQLAQLLANVLARKALHR; this is encoded by the coding sequence ATGAACTGGGAACGCCTCGGACCGCCGTTCTGGAAGGCGGTCGCCGAGACCGGCTTCATGGTCGGCTGGACGATGCTCGTCGGCGGGCTGATCGGGCTCGTCCTCGGGATCGGCCTCTACCTGTCCCGGCGCGGCGGGATGCGCGCCAGCACGGGGGTGTTCACGGGACTCAACGTGCTCGTCAACATCGTCCGCCCGATCCCGTTCATCATCTTCCTGTTCGTGCTGTTCCCCGTGACCAAGGCCGTCGTCGGGACGACGATCGGCACCGCCGGCGCGACGTTCCCGATGCTGCTCATGGCGGGGTTCGCGTTCTCGCGCCTGGTCGAGCAGAACCTGCTCTCGATCGATCCCGGCGTCATCGAGGCCGCCCGCGCGATGGGTGCCGGGACGATGCGCATCATCACGACGGTGCTCATCCCGGAGGCACTGGCCCCGCTCATCCTCGGCTACGCGTTCCTGTTCGTCGGCGTCATCGACATGTCGGCCATGGCGGGCATGGTCGGGGGCGGCGGGCTCGGTGACTTCGCCATCAAGTACGGCTACCAGCAGTTCAACTGGCCGGTCACGTTCTTCGTGGTCGTCGTCATCATCGGCATCGTCCAGCTCGCGCAGCTCCTGGCCAACGTCCTCGCCCGCAAGGCGCTGCACCGCTGA
- a CDS encoding ATP-binding cassette domain-containing protein, whose amino-acid sequence MPVSIEIQGVTKRFGEVSAVEDLTFTVRPGRVTGFLGPNGAGKTTTLRILLGLVTATAGSATFGGARYGDLPSPLGTVGAALEAASFHPGRSARDFLRVHAAGGGIDAGRVDVVLQMVGMTTYADRRVGGYSLGMRQRLGLAAALLGDPDVLVLDEPTNGLDPEGIRWTREFLRAFAGTGRTVLVSSHLLAEVQQMVDDVVVLANGRLVYSGTLEELASREQVTTRVRAADAAALAAALTAAGIGVRDGGGELLVDAMPETVGQVAFRAGQELHLLAPLGGGLEELFLRMTGGER is encoded by the coding sequence ATGCCCGTGAGCATCGAGATACAAGGCGTCACCAAACGTTTCGGCGAGGTGAGCGCCGTCGAGGACCTCACCTTCACCGTCCGACCCGGCCGCGTCACCGGCTTCCTCGGCCCCAACGGGGCTGGGAAGACGACGACGCTGCGCATCCTGCTCGGCCTCGTCACCGCCACGGCGGGGTCGGCGACCTTCGGCGGCGCCCGCTACGGCGACCTGCCGAGCCCGCTCGGCACCGTCGGTGCCGCGCTCGAGGCGGCGAGCTTCCACCCGGGCCGCTCGGCGCGCGACTTCCTCCGCGTCCACGCCGCCGGCGGCGGCATCGACGCCGGGCGCGTCGACGTCGTGCTCCAGATGGTCGGCATGACGACGTACGCCGACCGTCGCGTCGGCGGCTATTCCCTCGGGATGCGCCAGCGGCTCGGCCTCGCCGCCGCGCTGCTCGGCGACCCGGACGTGCTCGTCCTCGACGAGCCGACGAACGGCCTCGACCCGGAGGGCATCCGCTGGACGCGTGAGTTCCTCCGCGCGTTCGCCGGCACGGGGCGCACCGTCCTCGTCTCCTCCCACCTGCTCGCCGAGGTGCAGCAGATGGTCGACGACGTCGTCGTGCTGGCGAACGGCCGGCTGGTCTACTCCGGGACGCTGGAGGAGCTGGCCTCGCGGGAGCAGGTCACGACGCGCGTGCGGGCCGCGGACGCCGCGGCGCTCGCGGCGGCGCTCACCGCGGCCGGCATCGGCGTCCGCGACGGCGGCGGCGAGCTGCTGGTGGACGCGATGCCCGAGACCGTCGGGCAGGTCGCGTTCCGGGCGGGCCAGGAGCTGCACCTGCTCGCGCCGCTCGGCGGCGGCCTCGAAGAGCTGTTCCTGCGGATGACGGGAGGCGAGCGATGA
- a CDS encoding MetQ/NlpA family ABC transporter substrate-binding protein, whose translation MTSRRLVKLLAPATIVALLMTACAGDGKDGSDGASGGDTIRIGVVGAADSQWTVFKEKAAAEGLQVEIVDFSDYQVPNRALADGELDLNQFQHLQFLADFNVNTGSDLQPIGATAVYPLNLYSLEYASVEEIPDGATIAVPNDATNLARALLNLQQAGLIELADGGNSFSTEADVLPGSRVEVVPVDAAQTATNLQGGSVQAAVINNDFVSKAGLTDDDIVYPDDPTGDAIKPYINIFVARAEDKDDADYLKLVEIWHDPEVEAAVTEDSGGLAIFVDTPAAELQQILADIEANAPAS comes from the coding sequence ATGACGTCACGTCGTCTCGTCAAGCTGCTCGCACCCGCAACCATCGTGGCGCTCCTGATGACCGCGTGCGCCGGCGACGGGAAGGACGGCTCCGACGGGGCCAGCGGCGGCGACACCATCCGGATCGGCGTCGTCGGCGCCGCGGACTCCCAGTGGACGGTCTTCAAGGAGAAGGCGGCGGCCGAGGGGCTCCAGGTCGAGATCGTCGACTTCTCCGACTACCAGGTGCCCAACCGCGCGCTCGCCGACGGCGAGCTGGACCTCAACCAGTTCCAGCACCTGCAGTTCCTCGCCGACTTCAACGTCAACACCGGGTCGGACCTGCAGCCGATCGGGGCCACGGCCGTCTACCCGCTCAACCTGTACTCGCTGGAGTACGCGAGCGTCGAGGAGATCCCCGACGGCGCCACGATCGCCGTGCCGAACGACGCGACGAACCTCGCCCGCGCCCTGCTCAACCTGCAGCAGGCCGGGCTCATCGAGCTCGCCGACGGCGGCAACTCGTTCTCGACCGAGGCCGACGTCCTGCCGGGCTCCCGCGTCGAGGTCGTGCCGGTCGACGCCGCGCAGACCGCGACCAACCTTCAGGGCGGCAGCGTCCAGGCCGCCGTCATCAACAACGACTTCGTCTCGAAGGCCGGTCTCACGGACGACGACATCGTCTACCCGGACGACCCGACCGGCGATGCGATCAAGCCCTACATCAACATCTTCGTCGCCCGCGCCGAGGACAAGGACGACGCGGACTACCTCAAGCTCGTCGAGATCTGGCACGACCCCGAGGTCGAGGCGGCCGTGACGGAGGACTCGGGCGGCCTGGCGATCTTCGTCGACACCCCGGCGGCCGAGCTGCAGCAGATCCTGGCCGACATCGAGGCGAACGCGCCGGCGAGCTGA
- a CDS encoding CDP-alcohol phosphatidyltransferase family protein — MTQPPPPVAPAEAERLSRRVLTIPNAISFARLVVLLPLAMALLLTQHWWWALGTLVVLGGSDWLDGFLARRLDQRTLLGTRLDPVADRISIIGVSLVLAIGGVLPWWALVAIAAVDLVLLLLAATWFRGSPDLPVSRIGKWRTAALFVALPTLIVAAGTDLGWLRLVGLGLLVVGVLGHVVAGTGYAVGMARIARRRRA; from the coding sequence GTGACGCAGCCGCCCCCGCCCGTTGCCCCCGCCGAGGCCGAGCGGCTCTCGCGGCGGGTCCTCACGATCCCGAACGCGATCTCGTTCGCCCGGCTCGTCGTGCTGCTCCCGCTCGCCATGGCGCTCCTGCTCACGCAGCACTGGTGGTGGGCGCTCGGCACGCTCGTCGTGCTCGGCGGGAGCGACTGGCTCGACGGCTTCCTCGCCCGGCGCCTGGACCAGCGGACCCTGCTGGGGACGCGGCTCGACCCGGTCGCGGACCGCATCTCGATCATCGGCGTCAGCCTCGTGCTCGCCATCGGCGGCGTGCTGCCGTGGTGGGCCCTCGTCGCGATCGCGGCGGTCGACCTCGTCCTGCTCCTCCTCGCCGCGACCTGGTTCCGCGGGTCGCCCGACCTGCCCGTGAGCCGGATCGGGAAGTGGCGCACGGCCGCGCTGTTCGTCGCGCTGCCCACGCTCATCGTCGCGGCCGGGACCGACCTCGGCTGGCTGCGGCTGGTCGGGCTCGGGCTGCTGGTCGTCGGCGTCCTCGGGCACGTCGTGGCCGGGACGGGGTACGCCGTCGGGATGGCCCGGATCGCCCGTCGCCGCCGCGCCTAG
- a CDS encoding methionine ABC transporter ATP-binding protein: protein MILPTSIVSLRGVSKSFPGRRADAPVAAVEDVTLDIHQGEVFGIIGYSGAGKSTLVRLINALEPATAGTITVAGTQITGLPERKLRRVRAGIGMIFQQFNLFASRTVAGNVAYPLRLAGVPRAERERRVAELLDFVGLADKAGAYPSQLSGGQKQRVGIARALATSPQLLLADESTSALDPETTADVLAVLRRVNAELGVTIVVITHEMDVVRALCHRVAVMERGRIVEVGDAYRVFADPSHPATARFVGSALHDTPTPDVLQRLRHRHPGRLVLVRMRSDGGSGGYLTKTLREFDVEGSIIYGGISEVAERPFGSLTIELDGDPARVEELVGYLTLAMGATDLGTAADPTPPPWTEGTR from the coding sequence CTGATCTTGCCCACGTCCATCGTCAGTCTGCGCGGCGTCTCGAAGAGCTTTCCGGGGCGCCGCGCTGACGCGCCCGTCGCCGCCGTCGAGGACGTCACCCTTGACATCCACCAGGGCGAGGTCTTCGGCATCATCGGCTACTCCGGCGCGGGGAAGAGCACGCTCGTCCGGCTCATCAACGCCCTCGAGCCCGCCACCGCCGGCACCATCACGGTCGCCGGGACGCAGATCACCGGCCTGCCCGAGCGGAAGCTGCGCCGGGTCCGCGCCGGCATCGGGATGATCTTCCAGCAGTTCAACCTGTTCGCCTCCCGCACGGTCGCCGGGAACGTCGCCTACCCGCTCCGGCTGGCCGGGGTGCCCCGGGCCGAGCGCGAGCGTCGGGTGGCCGAGCTGCTCGACTTCGTCGGCCTGGCCGACAAGGCCGGCGCCTACCCGTCCCAGCTCTCGGGCGGGCAGAAGCAGCGCGTCGGGATCGCCCGCGCGCTCGCGACGTCGCCGCAGCTCCTCCTCGCGGACGAGTCGACGAGTGCGCTCGACCCGGAGACGACGGCGGACGTGCTCGCCGTCCTGCGCCGCGTCAACGCCGAGCTCGGCGTCACCATCGTCGTCATCACGCACGAGATGGACGTCGTCCGCGCCCTGTGCCACCGCGTCGCGGTCATGGAGCGCGGCCGGATCGTCGAGGTTGGCGACGCCTACCGCGTCTTCGCCGACCCGAGCCACCCGGCGACGGCCCGGTTCGTCGGCTCCGCGCTGCACGACACCCCGACGCCGGACGTGCTCCAGCGGCTGCGCCACCGCCACCCCGGCCGGCTCGTCCTGGTCCGGATGCGGTCCGACGGCGGGTCCGGCGGGTACCTGACGAAGACGCTGCGGGAGTTCGACGTCGAGGGGTCGATCATCTACGGCGGCATCTCCGAGGTGGCGGAGCGGCCGTTCGGCTCGCTCACGATCGAGCTCGACGGCGACCCGGCGCGGGTGGAGGAGCTGGTCGGCTACCTCACCCTCGCGATGGGGGCGACGGACCTGGGGACGGCGGCCGACCCGACGCCGCCGCCATGGACGGAGGGGACGCGATGA